The following proteins are co-located in the Gordonia polyisoprenivorans genome:
- a CDS encoding ClpP family protease, with the protein MSEHKTSPPLRKRTAESLLNQRILMLDSALDDEIGSALCAQLVMLSAQDPVADIGLWINSPGGSVPAMLAIMDTMRIVPNDVVTVNLGMAYSAGQFLLCCGTRGKRYILPHAKVLLHQGSAGIGGYAPDIELQADDLRHVRDTVLGVIAERTGQTRERVFADSLRDHVFTAEEALAYGFVDHIVDSVAQLRPAAATPAGFGVTR; encoded by the coding sequence ATGAGCGAACACAAAACTTCCCCGCCCCTCCGCAAACGCACCGCCGAGAGCCTGCTGAACCAACGCATCCTGATGCTCGATTCGGCGCTCGACGACGAGATCGGCAGCGCGCTGTGCGCACAGTTGGTGATGCTGTCGGCACAGGATCCGGTCGCCGACATCGGCCTGTGGATCAACTCTCCGGGCGGCTCGGTGCCCGCGATGCTCGCCATCATGGACACGATGCGGATCGTCCCGAACGACGTGGTGACGGTCAACCTCGGAATGGCCTACAGCGCCGGGCAATTCTTGCTCTGCTGCGGTACCCGCGGAAAACGGTACATCTTGCCGCACGCAAAGGTGTTGCTGCACCAGGGATCTGCGGGGATCGGCGGGTACGCCCCCGATATCGAGTTGCAGGCCGACGACCTGCGCCATGTCCGTGACACCGTTCTCGGTGTCATCGCCGAGCGGACGGGCCAGACCCGTGAGCGGGTGTTCGCCGACTCGCTGCGCGATCACGTGTTCACCGCGGAGGAGGCGCTTGCGTACGGCTTCGTCGATCACATCGTCGACTCGGTGGCGCAGCTGCGCCCGGCCGCGGCCACACCGGCCGGATTCGGGGTGACCCGATGA